The following nucleotide sequence is from Pochonia chlamydosporia 170 chromosome 4, whole genome shotgun sequence.
CCATCATGGGTCTCACCAGCTATTTCAAAGCTGGCAACAAGTCAGAAACTACCCCTCAGTCAGATGGTTCAACCTCGAGACCAAATCGAAGTCAGCAACCTTCAGCAATGTCAGAGAAGCCACCCTCGTCCTTCCAAAGCGGTGGTAACGACATGGAGCTTCAACCACCGACTCCTCGTTTCCATTCAAGACCTCAGTCTAGCTCTGGACGGTCTACACCATCGACAGCAGGAAGTTCCATGTTTATGGATGACATTAAGCATGAGGTCATGGTGAACTACTTGTATCAGCAACAGTGCTCCCAGCTTTGGGTCAGCGATGGCTCGGGTGAAATTGAAGGCGTCCTTCTCAGAAAAGTGCGCGGCCACTATATGGCCTGTCCTCCTCAACTTGGCAACTCGCCGTTCGCCATGGCTTGCGCAGCTATGAACGTTCAGTCGGCTATGACTGTGAATTCCCGAGTCATCAAGACCTTTCTGCAGTGGTCGCCAGATGCCGTCGATGTTCCCCTGATGAATGGTCTGCGAGTCCAGATCCTGCCGACCATTGAGGATCTTCCTCGGGCGCGAAAACACCAGTTTGCGGCTTTCGTTGCTTCCGAAGGGCTTTTGATTGTCTGGGATGACGACCCTCTGCATCTAGTTCAGCGTGCCAAGGCCATCGAATCAGAGCTCATGGAGCTCGTGTGGAAGGCCGGTAACActgacgacgaagacgacgagaagaAAATGGGCAATGTCGCCGAGGCTGAGATTGACGAAGAGAGCGGTGAGGTGAAGCCCGAGAAGCGACCAATTCACCTTCAAAACACTGTCTTGGTATCTCTTACTCTCATTCTGGTGACCGTTTCTCTCGGGGCTGCCTGGCgtgagctggccattgaagtTTCTGTCGACGGCAGCTATATTCGTTTAGCGCTCGTAGCCTTGTTTCCCATCCAAATCTTCTTCACGCTCTTCTTTGCTCAGGTCATTGTCGGCTGCCTGGCTCAAATTTTTGGTCCCATTCGTCAACTTACAATCAACTCCAAGTTTTACTCTGCGAGACCTCCTCCACGCCTGCAAACGCCAATTCTGCCCCATGTCACCATTCAGTGTCCCGTGTACAAGGAAGGTCTCCAAGGCGTCATTATTCCAAccgtcaagtccatcaaGCAGGCCATGTCGACTTACGAGCTCCAAGGCGGATCAGCCAACATGTTTGTCAACGATGATGGTCTGCAGCTAATCTCAGAGGAGGATCGTCGCGCCCGTATCGAATTCTATGCAGATAACAGCATCGGCTGGGTTGCTCGTCCCAAGCACGGTGAGAATGGCTTCCAACGTAAGGGCAAGTTCAAGAAGGCGTCCAACATGAACTTCGCCCTCATGATCTCCTGCAAGGTCGAGGAAAAGCTACAAGCCATCAACCGTTCGCCTGAGTGGAGCCAGCATGATGAGGCGCAAGCTTATGAGCAAGCTCTCAAGGAAGTCCTCGAGGCAGATGGTCGCGCCTGGGCGGATGGCAACATTCGTGTCGGCGATTATATTCTTCTCATTGACTCGGATACCCGGGTTCCAGCTGACTGTTTCCTTGATGCTGTTTCTGAAATGGAGCAATCACCCGACGTCGGCATCATGCAATTCTCTTCTGGTGTCATGCAAGTCGTACATACCTACTTTGAGAACGGTATCACGTTTTTCACCAACCTCATTTACTCGGCCATTCGATACACCGTGTCCAACGGTGATGTCGCCCCTTTTGTCGGTCACAATGCCATTCTTCGGTGGTCTGCCATCCAACAAGTCTCTTATCAGGATGAAGACGGCTATGACAAGTTCTGGTCCGAGAGCCATGTGTCGGAGGACTTCGACATGTCGCTCCGTTTGCAGTGCAATGGCTATATTATTCGTCTTGCTGCTTGGGCGGGTGAAGGATTCAAGGAAGGTGTTTCTCTGACTGTATATGACGAGCTTGCTCGATGGGAGAAGTACGCCTATGGCTGCAACGAGCTGCTTTTCCATCCCATCCGCACCTGGCTCTGGCGCGGTCCATTCACGCCTCTGTTCCgccgcttcctcttctccaacattCGCTTCACCTCCAAGATCACGGTCGTTTCATACATTGGAACGTATTATGCCATCGGCGCGGCCTGGATCATGACCACTGCCAACTACTTCCTGATGGGCTGGTTCAATGGGTACCTCGACAAGTACTATGTTGACTCCTGGAAGGTGTGGTTTTCCATCATCATTGTCTTCAACGGTCTTGGTAACGTCGCCCTCGCCGTGATGCGATACCGAGTCGGTGAGCGCAACATTCTGTACGCACTCTTTGAGAATTTTAAGTGGACAATCATGCTGGCAATCTTTTTGGGTGGTCTGTCGCTGCACGTCAGTCAGGCTCTTTTGGCTCACATGTTTGAGATTAACATGACGTGGGGTGCCACGAGCAAGGAAGCCGAGTTTTCCAACTTTTTCATCGAGGTCCCCAAAGTTTTGAAAAAGGTGAGTTTTTTATGAGTCTTTCTTCGTCCTTTTACACGTGCTTGCCAGGCAGGCTGTCTCCGAGGTCTGACTCTGTTGGTTGAGACACTTTGACAAAGCTGAAGATTCCACATTCCAACGAGTCCCACCTCACCGTAATCCCTAAACTCCTTCTTGTACACCcatggcagcagcaccaacatATTCTTCTGACACATCCCTTACGAATCCACGCTAACGTACCATTTTTAACAGTTCAAATTCTCCATGCTCTTTGCActcctcgccatcgccggCATGATTATTCTGGCTGTCGCCCCCTTTGTTCCCCACGACTGGCGCATCACCGACTTTGTGGCTATCTTACCCATGGCCACCGTTTCCGCCAGTCACTTTCTCCTCCCGCTGGCTCTGAACCCTGCCCTCATGACATTCTCATGGTAAACTGATTTACAACTGGCATGGGCAAGCCATACACCACAGCACTTACACCACTTCCGAAGCAATTACACTTGGattgctttctttttgttttaCTGCATGGCCATATAGACGGAAAGGAGTTCTTGGTACTTATTGTAACGCATCATGACCTCAGGGTGGGCAATCTGGTATCGCCCAGTTTCCACTCCTTAATACTTAAACCCCTGTGTAGTCAGGATTATATGTTTGCGGACAGTCGAGACTGGTCCCGGTTTGTCCAAAATGGTAATATGGATattggatgaagaaaagatAGGACATTGGTAGATGTCGGTAAATAGTTGAGATGAATAGATGTGCTGTTGATTGGAACTACGTGTCTTGATTCACTACTCATGACTGCATCCTTCCCAAAGTCGTCACGGCTTACCGCAACGTAAATGACAAGCTTGATGAACAGCTGGTTTGGTAATCAACAACTCAGCATTACAATCTCACAGAGCAAGACAATAGTAGTAATCAATAACTCTGCATCAGGTTCAAGGGCCCCAAAATGGCTTACTCAGACCAATATATGAGCATCACAGGTTCAAAGGCGCAGCGGAACGGTGTTACTCGGATCAATAACTCAGCATCAGAAGTTGAAGATCAAGGGCGCAGGAAAATGGCACTATTTAGCCCAACAGATGAGTATCACAGCTTCAGAAGTGCAGTAAGGCTCTTATGCGGATCACCTGGTCATCACAGCCTCAGGACCAAGAGCACAGTAGCATATCAAACCACTCAGCATTACAGATCCAAACCACAACGCATCCCGGCCAGTACATCCACCACCCCGACTCAACATCCGTAACCACAGTCAGGTCATAGAACAGCATCACTAGATGATCATCACGTTCCAAATAAGAATAACCAAAATAGTAAATAGCTCAGACTAAATCAGTCTACACTTTTATCCCGCCCAAACGCCTCTAGTCTATCACATCTATGCTTCTATACCGCACGCAATGCCAAAATACAAACCCCCAACCGCAAACCTAAttatcctcatcatccgtatcaggaggatgaggagtCCCCTTAGGACTATTCAACCActcaatatgcctcaacCGTCTCCTCACCTCCCGCTCCTTGAGctccttcttcgtcatcttcttcttcttcctaGCGCGGAACTTCATCTCCGAATTATCCTCCACGCCCGAATTCACCGCACTACTAACAACAGAGCTAGCAGCCGTGCTAGTAACACCGCTGCCAGGTCGGGAATCCTCAAACCTATCCAGGGCGATGGCAGCGTTGCCACGTTGCGCGACACGCCCGTCATTAACGTGCCATTGCTCGGAGCACAGGGCGCCGACGAATTCCTCATTGTGAGAAATGAGAATGACGCCGCCTTTGAATTCGCGGATGGCAACGGCCAGACCGCCTAGGGAGTCGCGGTCCAAGAAATTGGTCGGTTcgtcgaggacgaggagatgGGGGTTGTTCCACATGGCGCCGGcgatgacgactttgacCTTTTGACCGCCGGACAGGGAGCCGATTtcgttgtggttggcgatTTCGGGGTCGAGGCCGAGATCTTCAAAGTGTTTGGAGATGACGGAGGGTTGGAGCTCACGGTAGCCGAGACCTTCGCGGGAGGCTTCGTGGTCGTCGAACTCTTGGACGAGCTTGTCGAAGCCGAGTTCTGTGAGGGTCTCGCGGGAGATCATGTTGTTGTGCTTGGGGAGGAGACCGCGCCATTTACTGGGAATATGTTAGTTGGTGTTGGCTAGTTCGCATGAGGGGAGAGGGAGGGCTTACACTTCATATTGGAACGTCTTCTTGTACTTTTGACGACCAACAAGGGCTTCAATCTGCTTGGCAGACTTGCCGTCCTTCAAATCGATCCACTTGTCCATCTGCTCGCGATCCTTGTCGGACAAAACACGGGTTTGCTTCATGTGCACTTCACGGTCGTCGCCGTGGGCATATCGCCACTGCAGGTACTGGTTGGGCGTCTTCTCGAGATGCATCTCCACGTGCTCCAGAGCGTGCTGCTTGATGTAGCCGATACGCAGGTTGGGATGCTTCTCGACCTTGCCGGTGTCCGGAATGGTCTCACCGGTGAGAAGCTTGATAAGAGTAGACTTGCCTGCACCGTTGGGTCCAATAATGGCCACACGAGAAGACAAAGTGAGTTGGCATGAGACATCGGACAGCGAGGGCTTCGTAGCCTTGGGATAGGTGTACGAAACATTGGTCATGCGAATGATGGCACGGGTCATCGACTTGACGCCCGTTAGGATTCCGGGAGGAGGGAACTTGAACTGCACGTTGGAAGCAGACAGGGTGTAGTAAGCCTTAGCTTCAGGGCGTATGGCCACAAAGGCAGCCAGGTTGCCCTTGTAGCAGGCCAACTTCTTGTTGGGCTCGTAGTGGTAAATGTCGGTGGTGACGTTGTCCAAGAATCCAGAGTCGTGGGAGACAATCAAGCTGGTAATGTCCGGGTGAGTCTTGAGATAGTTCTCCAACCAGGCAATGTTGGCCACATCAAGATGGTTGGTAGGttcgtcaagaagaaggacgtCGGCTTTCTTAAGCATAGCACGAGCCAGagcaagcttcatcttccaACCACCAGAAAGCGAGCCGACCTTTTGAGCTTGACGGCCTTCAGGGCCAGGAGTGAAGCCAAACTCGGTCAGAACTTCGGAAATACGCTCCGTGCCCTGGGGTCCAATCTCGGGATCCTTGGAGACGAATTCGAGAATGGAAATGT
It contains:
- a CDS encoding glycosyltransferase family 2; amino-acid sequence: MGLTSYFKAGNKSETTPQSDGSTSRPNRSQQPSAMSEKPPSSFQSGGNDMELQPPTPRFHSRPQSSSGRSTPSTAGSSMFMDDIKHEVMVNYLYQQQCSQLWVSDGSGEIEGVLLRKVRGHYMACPPQLGNSPFAMACAAMNVQSAMTVNSRVIKTFLQWSPDAVDVPLMNGLRVQILPTIEDLPRARKHQFAAFVASEGLLIVWDDDPLHLVQRAKAIESELMELVWKAGNTDDEDDEKKMGNVAEAEIDEESGEVKPEKRPIHLQNTVLVSLTLILVTVSLGAAWRELAIEVSVDGSYIRLALVALFPIQIFFTLFFAQVIVGCLAQIFGPIRQLTINSKFYSARPPPRLQTPILPHVTIQCPVYKEGLQGVIIPTVKSIKQAMSTYELQGGSANMFVNDDGLQLISEEDRRARIEFYADNSIGWVARPKHGENGFQRKGKFKKASNMNFALMISCKVEEKLQAINRSPEWSQHDEAQAYEQALKEVLEADGRAWADGNIRVGDYILLIDSDTRVPADCFLDAVSEMEQSPDVGIMQFSSGVMQVVHTYFENGITFFTNLIYSAIRYTVSNGDVAPFVGHNAILRWSAIQQVSYQDEDGYDKFWSESHVSEDFDMSLRLQCNGYIIRLAAWAGEGFKEGVSLTVYDELARWEKYAYGCNELLFHPIRTWLWRGPFTPLFRRFLFSNIRFTSKITVVSYIGTYYAIGAAWIMTTANYFLMGWFNGYLDKYYVDSWKVWFSIIIVFNGLGNVALAVMRYRVGERNILYALFENFKWTIMLAIFLGGLSLHVSQALLAHMFEINMTWGATSKEAEFSNFFIEVPKVLKKFKFSMLFALLAIAGMIILAVAPFVPHDWRITDFVAILPMATVSASHFLLPLALNPALMTFSW
- a CDS encoding elongation factor 3 (similar to Aspergillus terreus NIH2624 XP_001215551.1), which gives rise to MPHPVSPPTMVSKDAPPPPSQEDVAGFINTIFNAPTSAASVDASYGLCELLLNSVGYAGLTQYGVLTDLKKAAADKKNGLKRESSQNLLGAIFERFPPKQPTSEVVFLLQDEGLVPCALDALADKGAVVREAAQYGLDALFNNLSAEALVTGLLPLLTKYLEKKTGKWQGTVGAYKLLQKMADKAKLAIGASKEEAEEKDVLREAMGSKLAGLIPIVEGGMHDLKAEVEKQAVQTMNSLTTLLSNDDVAPRIPLLVETMQHPSAQATQKAIHALSQTTFVAIVTSPVLALLTPFLERSLNSPNTAQEVLRQTCVITENLTKLVHDPIEARTFLPKLSPGIKAVADRASLPEVREIAERALAIMEKAMANDKEVIARTTLDDVAKLVDEQIKKNGGLSTQQDIYKLVRPYICDMVATDVNYRFVKRIAARIAPYVQPLLQDPAAAQKVADAIQQHYVDEDHRRYGVPEKEDDGEVEIVNADFSLAYGGMLLLSHTNLRLLKGHRYGLCGRNGAGKSTLMRSIANGKLEGFPPQDVLRTCYVEHNQGEDADISILEFVSKDPEIGPQGTERISEVLTEFGFTPGPEGRQAQKVGSLSGGWKMKLALARAMLKKADVLLLDEPTNHLDVANIAWLENYLKTHPDITSLIVSHDSGFLDNVTTDIYHYEPNKKLACYKGNLAAFVAIRPEAKAYYTLSASNVQFKFPPPGILTGVKSMTRAIIRMTNVSYTYPKATKPSLSDVSCQLTLSSRVAIIGPNGAGKSTLIKLLTGETIPDTGKVEKHPNLRIGYIKQHALEHVEMHLEKTPNQYLQWRYAHGDDREVHMKQTRVLSDKDREQMDKWIDLKDGKSAKQIEALVGRQKYKKTFQYEVKWRGLLPKHNNMISRETLTELGFDKLVQEFDDHEASREGLGYRELQPSVISKHFEDLGLDPEIANHNEIGSLSGGQKVKVVIAGAMWNNPHLLVLDEPTNFLDRDSLGGLAVAIREFKGGVILISHNEEFVGALCSEQWHVNDGRVAQRGNAAIALDRFEDSRPGSGVTSTAASSVVSSAVNSGVEDNSEMKFRARKKKKMTKKELKEREVRRRLRHIEWLNSPKGTPHPPDTDDEDN